A region from the Fundulus heteroclitus isolate FHET01 chromosome 22, MU-UCD_Fhet_4.1, whole genome shotgun sequence genome encodes:
- the rtkn2a gene encoding LOW QUALITY PROTEIN: rhotekin-2 (The sequence of the model RefSeq protein was modified relative to this genomic sequence to represent the inferred CDS: inserted 1 base in 1 codon) produces MEAGNMDDQRDVQTYERHDRHTSALSAGSAMAMEVKRKKIQQSSLFPQKENANVQEKLDFEKRMREGAYKLLLACSKREQVLNASKNLLTCNARIRAYLAQLQRQKGQQGLMGAGRRHADGRSPCSGTIAVTGLRFPLLWRDSDHFNNRGSSRRVAVFCLLQIGSQVFDTDMVVVDRSVTDVCFEGVTLFKDVVPQFELKVELWSCSLEEELVLPNTPKKLAKKLRNSIGKSAGKKLCPLLDTPDPDTFXQDNPIPSGAKYSLVAYTTLGLPDADSSFQSHSLIVYQDAEWPSWLPLYGNLCCRLVAQPACMTQSAMTGYLSQKESVEGVSRCCNLYCVLSAGFLSCYFSPEEIDAKVQPALNVPINNESRVCVLDKQSAGRKSKSLSIVNPSPEGSQNLVFTADTREELERWMDSLHQHLYDQSQWLHCCDRLMKIEVASPRKPSLFLTKQADSVYNDLSINSPSKFESITDIIHSKIEETDGRYLIGQEETKEAPDWSSLFDGSHPVVVEKSFLSQSKASTPASSPNSKTSSTPVSNKKRRAPPPPSNVKPYADPARPARPPLPSSLHHHPPPPNQEKENSGSFVSRPAPRSKTGRPSLDAKFSAIIQQLQRNNAGAAAAPSRKNAPLAVLDVHGPPPPSLQQSVYPSHDLRPPEDAADPAFVRACGAPGAGPVPAPRAKLRKSFRERMNFKAL; encoded by the exons ATGGAGGCGGGGAACATGGACGACCAGCGGGATGTTCAAACTTACGAGCGACACGACAGACACACCTCGGCATTGTCCGCCGGCTCGGCCATGGCAATGGAGGTTAAACGAAAGAAAATCCAACAAAGCTCTCTATTCCCACAGAAAGAG AATGCAAACGTGCAAGAGAAGCTCGACTTTGAGAAGAGAATGCGCGAGGGAGCGTACAAGCTGCTGCTGGCTTGCAGTAAAAGGGAACAAGTCCTCAACGCTTCTAAGAACCTGCTGACCTGCAACGCCAGGATCAGGGCTTATCTCGCCCAGCTGCAGCGGCAAAAGGGGCAGCAGGGCCTGATGGGAGCCGGCAGAAG aCATGCTGATGGCCGTTCACCGTGTTCTGGGACCATCGCAGTTACTG GCCTACGTTTTCCTTTGCTGTGGAGGGATTCAGACCATTtcaataacagaggaa GCTCTCGGCGGGTGGCGGTGTTCTGTCTGCTGCAGATTGGCTCTCAGGTGTTTGACACCgacatggtggtggtggacaGATCTGTCACCGACGTCTGCTTCGAGGGAGTCACCCTCTT CAAAGACGTAGTTCCCCAgtttgagctgaaggtggaGCTGTGGAGCTGTTCTCTGGAGGAAGAGCTCGTTTTGCCAAACACACCAAAGAAACTGGCAAAGAAGCTCCGTAACTCCATTGGAAAGAGCGCTGGAAAGAAgctctgccccctgctggacactCCGGATCCCGACACCT TGCAGGACAACCCGATACCTTC AGGGGCCAAATACAGCCTGGTGGCCTACACGACCCTCGGTCTGCCCGATGCTGATAGCAGCTTTCAGTCTCACTCCCTCATTGTCTACCAGGACG ctGAGTGGCCATCCTGGCTTCCTCTTTATGGCAACCTGTGCTGCCGGTTAGTGGCACAGCCGGCCTGTATGACACAGAGCGCGATGACCGGCTATTTGAGTCAGAAG GAAAGTGTGGAGGGAGTGAGCCGCTGCTGCAATCTCTACTGTGTGCTGAGCGCCGGCTTTTTGTCCTGCTACTTCAGCCCAGAGGAAATCGATGCTAAAGTGCAGCCCGCCCTTAATGTGCCAATCAATAAT GAGAGCCGGGTCTGTGTGTTGGACAAACAGTCGGCGGGTCGCAAATCCAAGAGTTTGTCCATCGTCAACccgtcccccgagggatcccaGAACCTTGTGTTCACTGCAGACACCAGGGAGGAGCTGGAGCGATGGATGGACTCCCTCCACCAGCACCTCTACGACCAGA GCCAGTGGCTTCACTGCTGCGACCGGCTAATGAAAATTGAGGTCGCGTCACCACGGAAACCATCGCTTTTCCTCACCAAGCAGGCGGACTCTGTTTACAACGACCTCA GTATTAATTCACCCAGCAAGTTTGAGAGCATCACAGACATAATCCACAGTAAAATCGAAGAGACAGATGGCCGCTACCTTATCGGGCAAGAGGAGACGAAGGAGGCCCCTGACTGGTCCTCTCTCTTTGATGGCTCCCATCCAGTGGTGGTGGAGAAGAGTTTTCTTTCCCAGAGCAAAGCCTCCACCCCCGCTTCAAGCCCCAACTCCAAAACCAGCTCCACGCCCGTCAGCAACAAGAAGCGCCGCGCTCCGCCCCCTCCCTCTAACGTGAAGCCCTACGCCGACCCCGCCCGTCCGGCCAGGCCTCCGCTCCCCTCCTCTCTGCATCACCACCCCCCTCCTCCAAACCAGGAGAAGGAGAACTCTGGCAGCTTCGTCTCACGGCCAGCCCCCAGGTCCAAAACGGGCAGACCCTCGCTGGATGCCAAGTTCTCCGCCATCATCCAGCAGCTCCAGCGGAACAACGCCGGCGCGGCGGCGGCTCCGAGCCGGAAGAACGCTCCCCTGGCCGTCCTGGACGTCCACGGCCCGCCGCCGCCTTCTCTGCAGCAGTCCGTCTACCCGAGCCACGACCTGCGCCCGCCTGAGGACGCAGCGGATCCCGCGTTTGTCCGAGCCTGCGGTGCTCCCGGCGCCGGTCCTGTCCCTGCGCCCCGCGCCAAGCTGAGGAAGTCTTTCAGAGAGAGGATGAACTTCAAAGCTTTGTAA